In Glandiceps talaboti chromosome 14, keGlaTala1.1, whole genome shotgun sequence, a single genomic region encodes these proteins:
- the LOC144445552 gene encoding serine/threonine-protein kinase mos-like, which translates to MTKILLQILRLFLRRLRPVLNQMRERQANIHRPKPRRYKRRRKTSYASLLDDNMPTEALRPEIDYTFSGDFNSNSTSCLSSMQIVARGLHFEDIEIHKLIGSGGFGAVYEGTYGGNRVAVKRINVFTKNKRAAVESFKAELAGLRLKHSNIVKTILASAGSNGSNCAFIIMEYAGDMNLQQLINDIPGPLPRERRLGYSLDIANALRYTHDNGIVHLDLKPSNVIITPNDTCKLADFGCCQTVKEEGQGVVSPTQRSYLTGTFAYRAPELLRGDAPTTKADIYSFGVTLWQMVTREQPFAGENQHVVIFGVVAYHLRPSFEPNFLNDMNETWFVDMIMQCWSPKPEQRPAAARLVEKLSSPTTTLKW; encoded by the coding sequence atgacaaaaatattattacaaattcTTCGGCTCTTCCTGCGCAGGCTTCGGCCGGTGTTAAACCAGATGAGAGAACGGCAGGCGAATATTCACCGTCCAAAACCTCGAAGGTACAAACGGCGACGTAAAACTTCGTACGCATCCTTGCTCGACGACAACATGCCTACAGAAGCGTTACGGCCAGAGATTGACTATACTTTTAGTGGAGATTTCAACAGTAACAGTACGTCATGCCTGTCGTCAATGCAAATTGTTGCGAGAGGTCTTCATTTTGAAGATATTGAAATTCACAAACTTATCGGCAGTGGAGGCTTCGGAGCCGTGTATGAAGGCACGTATGGAGGTAATAGGGTGGCTGTCAAGAGAATAAATGTGTTCACCAAAAACAAGAGAGCTGCGGTCGAGAGCTTTAAAGCAGAATTGGCCGGACTACGACTCAAACACAGCAATATTGTGAAGACTATACTAGCCAGTGCTGGTTCGAACGGTTCAAATTGTGCGTTTATTATTATGGAGTATGCGGGGGACATGAATTTACAACAGTTGATTAACGACATACCTGGTCCTCTACCACGGGAACGGAGGCTGGGTTATTCGCTAGATATTGCGAACGCTTTGCGTTACACTCATGACAACGGAATTGTCCATTTAGACTTAAAACCATCAAACGTTATAATTACTCCTAATGACACGTGTAAATTGGCCGATTTTGGGTGCTGTCAGACTGTGAAAGAGGAAGGCCAAGGGGTTGTTAGCCCAACTCAGAGGTCATATTTGACGGGTACATTTGCTTACAGAGCCCCGGAGCTTCTCCGCGGGGATGCCCCAACAACTAAAGCGGACATATATTCGTTTGGAGTTACACTATGGCAAATGGTAACGCGGGAACAACCTTTCGCCGGGGAGAACCAACATGTTGTCATATTCGGTGTCGTCGCATACCACCTCCGACCTTCTTTCGAGCCgaattttttgaatgacatgaACGAGACGTGGTTTGTGGATATGATAATGCAATGTTGGTCGCCAAAACCTGAACAGAGACCAGCGGCTGCGAGACTAGTCGAGAAACTGTCTTCCCCAACAACAACACTGAAATGGTAG